CACCAAACAGTAAAATTTcacataaaaaattcaaatccttcTGAAGTTACATTTTTGAAGGTGGCCTTCCCATTAGCAGCATTAAAAGTATGTAGTGTGCAAGTGGGATGAGGATAAACTTATTGTCAAGAAAATCAAACATGGTCCCATGGATAGACAACAGGGCTAAAACACATGCGTAGGTACAAAATCAATCAGAAACATACCACTTTTGAAGTCAACTAAGAATAAATCTCATCTTACATCACTATTTTGCGTGGCCTTATCAATGTCAAAACAGCCAGCCAAATCCTATTggatatttcatatttttccacACCACACCAACTACACAAGTGACCATTTTACTACTTAAGAGTCAGCATATGTACTTTGTGTCACTCTTGGGATCAAGACACACAACAAACTGCAACTAATTCATTCCCATCGATCTCTGTTTCTCAGCTAAATAAAAACTCATCCAACTTTTCCAACCGCACTGATTTGTCACCATCCATTCATATACATGTACTTTAAGTTTCTTCTCTGCTCCAAgcaaaatcacatatattttgacaaagaaaGGCAGTTCTAaatccaaatatatatatatatatatatatatatatacacacacacattaaAGTAAAAGGTATCCACAACAAacttaaaggaaaaaaagttaCCATTAAGAAATATTttagtacaaaaaaaaaagggcatccCCCGAGGTCAAACAAGCCAGCATCCACTTTGACACCAGAAAACACCATTTCCTCTGTCCACCATATCAGgcagaacaaaaacaaatgcataaCATCCAACACAGTTGcacaaaatcaacaacaaacCCATTTTCCCAATCTGGCAAACAAACATGCCCATAGCATCAATTCCTTCCTTCCATCATCCATaccaatcaaaaaataaaaccaacaaCCCACCATTTAATTCAGATTTTCAAAGCACCCAACTTtgccaaaacccaaacaaaccTTAACCCTCCACAGCACTTCCAACAGGAACATGAATGTCCTTATAGAGGCAAACATAAGGCGCATCACACCCAATGTACTTGCCAGTCCACCTCCCCTCCTCAATATAACTAGCATCCCAAACAGAAGCATACAAATACATAGGCTTGTGAGGAAAAGCCTCACCCTTTTTCCTCTCTACCCTCACCAATTTCCCATCAACCAACCACTCAATCAAATCCTGACCCCATTTGATCACATACAAATGAAACCCATCAGAACAATCAAAACCCAGATCATGAAACTCCTCTTTGTTACCTGTGCCGCCAGTGTAATAGTTAGTCTGCACAATTGTCCTGTCCTTGCCCAAAAACTCGAAGTCAATCTCGTCCTGTGACTTGTCACCTTCCAGGGACGAGAGGTAGATGTTGAAGTTGAGGCCGCTGGTGTTGCCACGTGGGCACTGAATGAGGGAGCTGAAGGTGCCGTAGAGGAACCTTGTGGTGGTGCGCCACCGTGCACCGCCGCGGTGGTCGTAGGTGAGGGTGATGGTGTTGGCGTCTGGGCAGTGTGTACAGGCCTCCGGGGTGTAGTCTATGGCGATTTGCTTGAGGGGTTGGGTTTGGTGGTGGGTTGGGGTCTCTGGGTGTAGCGCTGGGTCTGCCATTGAAGATGCGAATATAGAATGAGAGAGCTTGAGAGTGATGACTATGGCGGGAGCGTTAGATCTAATATATGTAAGTTTTTGTGCCCATTTTTttctgttatttatttatttatttaaatatgcAGAAAGATttacaaaacaatttttttaaggatATATTTATCATTATTTCCAGCCAAAGAGAAAATAGAAAACCATTGAAATTATGATTATGATTATGATCCTACAATTTCACCAAGAGTTGCAAAATAACTAGTTTACCAAGtgtttgacaaaataaaactatTACCAACTGTTGCGATTTAAGGATAATGtctgcattttatttttaattttatttatacaagtgatattgaaagaaagaaaaattaaacatagaACATCAAGTGCATAGTTATAAATCCCTTGTTTGTCAAATTTTTCAATAGAATTAGAATGCAAGTAGCATATGTAAGGCTAAGATGGATTTTCTAGAAGCGCAAAACACCTCCCACATTGCCTTCACATGCTAATTTTGtcgatttttttgttgttgaaagaattaagtaatttcacttaaattgcaataaataataaactaAATAAGTTAAATCACGACAATTAAAACTACATATAATAAAATGGAATATCGCTAAAAGCTACATAGACCAAACTTATAGTTTGAccgtttttttaataacttaGGTTCTGTTTAGTATCCTACTCAAAAAagtaaattcaaaaactataattcttttttaaaatatgagttttcaaatagtgattttaagatttaaaaacttgtttggtattgaactccaaactatttttaagatctaaaaaaattgaaattaaaatcataaaattATAAACCCTAGattcccaaattgaaattaacaaagagagagagagagagagaaactatAAAACcccactcttttttttatatttaataatGGGgtggtttttgagtttttcttgagtttgagtttttaaaagtaGGCCTACCAAACAGGTTTATAAAATGGGTTTTTGTGGTTttgagtttataaaattagatCCAATTAGGATACCAAACAACCCTTAACTTCTTAAAAAGTAAACACCAAATTTTATTACAAAGAGAGtcttacttctttttttgaaaGTAAAAATTCTTACCTTCATGTTAATACGATTTACATATGTGTTCAACTGTAATTTACAAAAAGGATGAATATCTAATTTCAAATAGTAACATCTGGTCAACACCCTTTTGCAAGACAGCAACTACCCAAGGCCAtccttttaatgggaaacgaTCATCCATTCTAAATATCTTGAGAAATTAAATGTAAATTGTGATTTACAGACATAAATATTACGGAAATAATCTATAGagaccaacttgtgtaccataTTTCtaatatgagaaatttttaTGTTACGGGAATATCACTTTTTGCTATCCCTATCCAATAAATGACATATAGGATAACTTTTTTATGTGTCTTTGTTTTACTGGTGGagaatagcaaaatagtgttatctTAATTATATGTAAGTTTTTTtgctctaatagaggtgggaTCCATTATATTGATGGGCTctacctctattagagagttgatACACAAGTTAGTCTCCTTAGCAAACACATATCAAATGTTGATAATGATAGTGAAGATACACTTTAAGTTAAAACGGTGCGCAAAAATGCTCTTCTTACGAAAAGAATGAATATCTCCTTCCAACTAGTAACATCCAATGCACACCCTTTTGCAAGACTGCAACAACCCCGGGCCATCCATTCAACGGGAAACGACCATCCAttctaaatattttgaaaaaaataaatacaaatcgTGATTTACAGAAATAATGAAGATCTCTTTCCAACTAACTAGTAACATCCGGTCAACACCTTTCAACCCGCGCAAGAATGAAAGATTTAGTGAGAATTGTAGGGATTAACCCACTCACGTCAAAAATCACaaggaaaaagggaaaaaataaaacaaaaaacaaaactctaCCAACTTTAAATCATACAAGGGTAAACtgggaattttgaaaattttgacctAGGGTGTAGTGTAGTGAGCAAATAGTGAATATTCTAATAATTGTTCCGTTTTATTATTACTCTTTTCTTTCGGCCTAATTTGCTAAAAACTAATAGGGcttcatatcatacgtcgccGTTCGACTGACTTTGCCTCTGTTTGCGCGTACTGTCCGAATTGTGCAGGAGCTCCCCAAAGCGATTCGAGAGCCGTTCGTCCAATTATTCCTAGGGTTTCTCTGAGCTCTCTCTCCCAAAGACTCTAAGGTATGAAAGCTCGGATCTTTTTCGTCTAATATGTTCCGCAGATCTagcttttttccatttttgaacCCTTATTATTATTGCTTGATTGTGCCCGTTTGCTTTAGGATGTCACTATTATGATCCCCACTTTGACTTCTTGTACTAACTTTTTTTGTGTAATTAAGCTTCATAATCATACTCCTACTTGATCAAGTCAAAAATATATTCCTTTCTGAAATTTCCCGTTGTGTTTTTTCGGTGTGGTGCATTTGcttgtgtttttgtgttgCTTAAGAGTTGGAGAGCTCACTAAGTGTTTGTATAAATGCCACTGACCCACGGTATTTACCTAATTGTCCTGTTATTGCATCTGGAAGGGCTTGAAAACTTTGAAGCTTGAAGAAATGAGGCCAATATTTTGCGGCAACTTGGATTTTGATGCAAGGCAAGGGGATGTTGAGCGGCTTTTCAGGAGATATGGGAAAGTTGAGAGGGTGGATGTTAAGTCTGGTAAATAAGTTTTCTGattaaataacttattttctgCTGTGTTTTCATCATGGTCTGTTTTAGTTCTCGATGTTGGCTGTTGGTAGCATACTTGTAGTACTGGGTTGTTTGGTTTACTTCCATTTTTCTGTTGTATTTGTTGGGTACGCATTTGGCGGCCAAGATAAAAGCCTTAAAGCTTTTTCAAGCTGTTGTTTTTTGTGGTGAAATCTGAAGTGGGGCATGGCTGAATCTTCCTACTGGGATATGGTCGGTAAGAATTAGTGGAGATTGAGGTTTGGGCACCATATATTTATCTCTATGAGATGATACAGATTCGGGTAGATAAATAGAATACATATGGTTTAACAGCAATGGAGTAATTTAACAGGGGAATTCTGTCATCATGCAGATGTGTCAGCTGCTAACAAGGATTTTCTGCTGCGTCTGAAAATCTATTCCGACCTTATTTGTGAATAAAAAGAGTTTCTGTATTGAGACATAGTGGGGTTCCTGGATATGTTTTAGAAAGGAAAATATGGTGTACAACCTGAAAAAGGTTCATTTCAAGATTTGGCTCATTGACCCTTTTTGTATATAAGCGAATACGTACAGAAATATGAAGTCTGGTTGTATTCCTCGgccttttttctccttttcttcacAACATATTGACATGTAGAAATTCCCTTTCTCCTGTAAATTGAAAATCTATGAGAGATGTCTTTAAGGAGAACTGTAGGGGTGGGAATGCAGTGGACAGTACATATCCTTCATTTTCAGAAACATGAGCTCTTTCTCTGGGCTGTTAGATTGGAGTAAATTCAACAGGGGGCATATTTACTAAGAAAATTAGCTGTTATTCAAAAGGGTCAATATGTTATTCCTTAACTTAATATTTAGATGGGTGTACACACTATTTTCCCTTCAGAGAAGCAGGTTACTTTTTTATTGCAGTGTAAACCCGCATACTCAAGAATTTCTTTGGCGCAGGGTTTACTTGGAATGTCCATGCTCTTCTTGGATGGGTCTGCTTATCTGCATTTCTTTTGTAGCATGTGCCCAGGCTTCACTTATTGTATTTTACCAGAAGAATTAAACTGATCTGCCCTAGTCCTGCCATCCTACTTTACCTCAGACACCATTGCTTTTTCATTCCTCATGAATTTTGCTCCGTGTTCAATTTCCGACATGTTCCAACATAGATTCCATGATGATATCGCAGCCACTGGCAGGTTTTGTGTTACTCTCTAGCAGATGATTTTGTATGCACATAATTTTATTAGTGTTTGAGAAGTCAACATTTCCTCATAGATTCTAGGTGATGTTGTtcttatactaaaaaaaacatgtatgCCTAATAAACTTGcataaaattgttttggtgACTTTGTTTTACGTgctttggttacttaccactTTGGTTTTAATAAGATTTATTCAATATTGGTTAAATAGGATTTGCTTTTGTCTATATGGATGATGAACGAGACGCTGAGTATGCAATTCGGAGACTTGACAGGACAGAATTTGGTAGGAAGGGACGCCGACTTCGTATTGAGTGGACCAAGGTAAAATCGATGATATGATTGGGTTCTAACAAAATGATTTATCACTTTATGGTCACTTTCATAGCATAGTTGCTGAGCATTTTGGCATCGCACAGAGCACGATCCTAAACATACAAGTATAATACTAGATCCTGACTTTTCTGTCTGGCATGCAAATTTTAGCTTAATCTATTCCTTtacataattttaatattttgagtGCGTTGGTCAAAACCATATTCCCTATACCTCCTTGCTATATTTTCTGAACTTATGCATGCAAAGGGTACATATGTTTGTATCTGCTTCATGATGCTCGACTCCTCTCATTTATATAAGTTGGTATTACACAAGATCAAATGGATAAACAAAGTCACAGGATTTACTTGATTATTTTGTCAGAATTTGCACTCATTTAATCACATTTTATTCTGTATTGAAGCATGAAAGAGGGATTAGGAAACCTGTTGATTCAAGAAGACCTTCAGCGAACACAAAGCCCTCGAAAACCTTGTTTGTtatcaattttgatccaaTCCATACCAGGACAAGGGATCTGGAGAGGCACTTTGATCCATACGGAAAAATAGTGAACATAAGGATTAGAAGGAATTTTGCATTCATTCAATATGAATCACAGGAAGATGCTACCAAAGCATTGGAAGCAACAAATTCAAGGTTCTATTTTCCTCGATAACTTCTAGAATGATGTTTGCTTGATTAACAAATTCCAAGGTTTTTGCCTTTGGACAACCATATCAGCATATGATTGTTTGGAAGTGACTTCAAAGGGAGAATGGCTCTAACTTCTGTAGGAAATTCAGTTTTGATTGAGTGAAAGCCATGTCATTTGTAGGCATTTCATTGCAGCAGCTTAGTGTAAACATTATTTACAAGAAATTTTTACCAAAAGAAGCTGGTATAGGTGGttgcaaagaaaatgaaaaagcttCTTGGTATTGTCGTTAAAAAAAGTCTTATACATTTGTTCTTGAGATTTAAGTTTTACCCTTTTGAATTAACATTTTAAAAGAAGAGACAACTTCATTTAGATAATATTCTCAATGGTTTTATTTAGCGAAGATATTCTGTATGAATCCATCTCAACAATTTGCAACTTGCTTCATattaactttaattaatttctttttgaggTACAGCAAGTTCATGGACAGGGTTATTTCCGTGGAATATGCTGTtcgtgatgatgatgatagaAGAAATGGACACAGTCCTGATAGAAGGGGCCGTGACATGTCTCCTGAAAGAAGAAGCAATGATCGTGGGCGATCTCCAAGTCCATACCGCAGAGATAGGGCTAGCCCTGATTATGGCCATGGCTCCCGTATAAGTTCTAGATCTGATCCAAGAAGAAGTCCTGATTATGAGAGAGCTGAAAGCCCAATCAATGATAGATCCCGTCCTAGTTCTAGACCTGAACCAAGGAGGAGTCCCAGTTATGAGAGGGCTGCTAGCCCAGTCAATGATAGATCCCGTCCAAGTTCTAGACGTGAACCAAGAAGAAGTCCCAGTTATGAGAGAGATGCAAGCCCAGTCAATGATAGATCCCGTCCAAGTTCTAAACCTGAACCAAGAAGAAGTCCCAGTTATGAGAGAGCTGCAAGCCCAGTTAATGATAGATACCGCAGGTTTGAGCTTTTAGATCCTGAAattatgaacttttttttttttttttttttttttttttggggtgtggTGAGGTGGGGGAGTGTTGCAATGCATTAATAAAATCACGTTCAACTATGTGTTTAATTGCTAGAGGGCACCAATAGTATTCATCTCTTTTAACATGATTGATTTCTGTTTGCATTTCCTTCTGATTTGTCaatgttgtatttatatgtgaaTATATTACATATGGTAGCCCCATTTTGAGAAACCTTTTTATTGTTGATAATGCAGCCGTTCACCCCCACCGCGGGAAAGATCCCGTTCCTGAGAACCAGCAGGATGGAGCCTCGTTGTAGTGGTTAGCTGGTCTTCTCTTTCATTCGTAGTTGACAACTGAAGTTTGTTTATTCCTTTGTTGTTAGTATTCAGAgatatgatgagtttgaactTTCAAAGTGATAAATTCGGAAGTTTGTTAAGTAGCCAATCATGGTTTATGAGACTCTGTTTgatttctatttgttttttagtttgttttctATAAATTTAAACTTGGAAGTTCTCAGTTGTACGGTAGCTAGTGAGGGTAAGGTCAAATCTGTATCATTGTTATTTCGTAAGCCTAGTTTGGCATGAATGTTGGAGGTTGCACCTcagtttaaaaatatattattttttccttggAAAGAAGGCTCACTTTATAGGTTTGGGAGGAGATAGAACAGTCTTTTTTGGTACTTTGCACAGGGagtgatttttgggttttgtatcCTGGAATTAGAtgggtttaaattttttgaagtttgaatTTGTACCATCTTCGGGTATAATTTAATAAACTTGCTAGTTGCTAGTTGTTTATACATAGGGTTTGGGGTATCAAATGACAGGCAATTTGCGACATTTTTTAAGCTACCTAGGTCCAGCCTGAAACCACCACTCATGGGTTTTGTATGTTTGgtattttattcaaattctCTGTTGGATTCGAATGTTTATGCCTcgttttactctttttttacATACAACATAATTTGAAATTAGCATCTACCAGACCACTACTCTCTCATCTCAATGTTACTTAGAGTTCTGCATTGACATGAGTCTATAACAGGAGGTGTAACTCAAAAGTAAAAAGATCCATCTTGAAAGTGGATGGCGGTCAGTCGCTGATGTAAGTGACTCACACAATACTAACCGGTGTACAGCTCAAACAACCGCTTAGCGCCTTACAGCTAAACCAACCTCGCTTAGCGCCTTACAGCTTAGCCAAGCTCTTAGACTCAGGCGACTGTTGTTATCATAACTCATATAAAAGGCAAGCAGATTTAGAAGTGCCATCGGCAAACGCTGATATGGGAAGTCTAGTTGTAGTCCTATAGTGAGGAAATGGTGGAGAAAAGTGGAGCGCGAAAAGGACAAGAGAACGTGTGAAGGATACACAGCCGACAGGCAACAGCGTCACGTCCCCTGCCACGCAAGGCCAAAGCCCAAGGCGTTTGTCTAGATCCACTCGCTCAAACTCTAATTTCAATTTAGGCTCCTCCTCTAATCAGTAGGCCCCATTTATGAATTCCCAAAAGCTAGGTGCTTTGCTTTGTTTCCTGCAgccattttgaaattgaaagccGACAAAAGAACAAGGACAGTTTACCACCTTAACCAACGACTAgttgattattttattattagcaAAAGCAATTTACTACTTGATTAATTTAACTCAAATTCAGCAAAAATCCCAGCCATAACCGAAAAAGTCGGTGAGAAATAATACCAtgaactgtttttttttcctttgggcAATGATCAGCCCTCATAGTCAACTGGGTGCCATCATTTGGCAAATGTCAAATGTAAAATGGTAAATTTGAAGTTGATCTGGAGGTAAATTTGAAGTTGATCTGTTAAGTGTCCATTTGACAGTCCATCCGAAAtgtcaataaaaataattttattattttttgagctGGTacctataatattattaagaaaatagagaaaattttaGTGATGCCCCCTAGATTATAAACCTTGTTCCATTTTGCCTTTTGAACAATTCCTTTAATCTTTCAAATGTGCCCTCTTTCGTCAAATTTGCTAATTCTTCCATCAAACTCAAGGGCTTTTTTATCCATTCAAGTTAGGATTTGGTTTGACCCACTTAAACCCTAATTGACTCGACCCATTCTACCATTCAAacctcattttcattttatttttaatgtccattaaaaatacaatttgaaGGCATAATGGGCCGAGTCAATTAGGGTTTAAGTGGGGCAAACCAAATCTTAACTTGAATGGACAGAAATACTCTTGAATTTGACAAAGGAACAAtctaaattgaaatattaagGAGGctcaaaaccaaattgaaagttgagagggcAAAGTAGAATATGGTCTATATATAGTTGAGGGGACATTgctaaaaaaaaccccaagaaaatataatccccacacccaaaaaagaaaaagaaaaaagaaaaaacaaaaagaactaAAAGACACATACATAGACTATTTACAACAAAGTttagaatataaaaataactatggtaaataaaataaaattaaagaaacaaatatcCTAATTCTCAAACCATCATGATTCACCATACATGAGTATATCATATGTTTTATAGTTTACTAGATTAATCTAGCTTAATTGTCAATTAAATTCTTCCTTTAAAATCCTTCCACCTAAAtgaatttggaatttgttAAATAGTAACTTTAAACCATCGTGAAGTGGATTTGGAAGACTTATATATGGTGAATCATGTAAAAACTCatgtaatttttcttcttcttataatacaaacaaaacaatttaatGTTAGCCTAAATGACTTTGGACTAATCTTCTTGTCTTATGGTGAATTATGTAAAACTGGTGtcttttttgcttctttttataGTAAAAATACAACCATTTATGTGTATACCTCAGTGATTGAACCAGTCTCCTTGTCTTGTctattcttattttttgttgcaTGTTTTTGGCATTGTAATCATTTTGATTCCTAACTTCCAGTATGTTTTTGgcattataattattttgattattgaCTTTTCATGTGTTTACTAgcacaaaagaaataaaatatcaagTTAGTTCCAAgattaaaattcataattcaatacATGAAAATCAAGAATTAGATTAATTAGAGAACAATTCATCTCATACCTATTCATTCTTTCCTTTATTCCAAACTTTCGTGATTGAATTCCTAAAAGACGCAAGCATGAATTTATTATAGTCATATCAACCACTTTAGTTAgaaaatagaataaatttgaaatatattagTTAGGTCAATTTACCCACTCATTTGCATCAAAGTTTAATTTTCCTTCTTGTAAATTAgagtaatttagactatcactcgTTAAAAGAAATTTCGTTTTGTAATAATGTTTGTAAATAAGCCTTGAGCTTGTgggtttatattttttaacccCCGGATATATAAGTAATCTTAATTGAAACAAGTTGAGATGATGCCACATTCAAAAGATCTTCAACTTCTGTGAACCATAGCAAAGGTTATATAGGTAACTTCACTAACATGTCATTTCCCAACGAACTATCTCTCTCACGGAAGTGACCATCTTGAAAAGTCACAAGCCGCCCCCACCTCACACGTGGCTAAAATTCCATGTAATCACATCGGTAACGTAACAATTCGAATAATTAAAAGAACATTCAAAATTTACACTATAGGCAACGGTCGGATTTTCTGTCCCACTTGTAGTCACAGCCGTCCGATCCTGCATCATGTTCGACATTTAAAACCTGTTGCCTGAAGGCTGAAGCATGAGCACACATTTCTCTCTCCACAATACATAGTGAAAAGATACTTCcttttctaaattattttcttccatttagagagagagggacatagacattttgtcattttcatttagagagagagaaatttgaaTGTGAATGGGATTTTATACGTCTATATATTTCTCTTGTCTGGTTGTGTTAAAAAAAGCTCGAAAATTTGAAGTGGGttcaatttgaaattgagCATCCTCAAGGTGTTGAAGATTCGTTTCTATTTTTCAGAGTCTGTGTCTGTTTTTTAATGGATTTCGATCGTTTCGTCCTGTTTCTCAAATAGCAAACAGAAATCGTTTCTGGGTAGTTTCGgagtgagaaagagagagattaagATCCAGCTGCTCTTTGATTGCTGATTTTGGAAGCATTGCTGAGTTGGGCTGCAATTCGTAAAGAGAGGGGAAGAGGGTTTTAGAGAAAGGGAGGGGTCTGAAGGTCAATTTGATCTGGGTTGCTGACACTTAGTCAcagaaaaaacagagaggtTTGAAGGGCAAGCTATAGTGGGttgctttttaaagaaaaaagtataCACGTTTCTGTCTTTCTGAGTCTTAAAGGTTGGTTCTTGGGCTTGTTTTTTCATGCTTTCTTTAACCCCTCCACTTCAGAATGTAAAAAAGCTAATTTCTTTATCATTTTCTCTGGATTTTGTGATAATCAGTTTTCACTGATACTTCATAGCTAGATATTTATCCCATTAATTTCAGTTCTGGGTATCATTGTTTCCCTTTTGTGCTTGCAGGAACAGAAGGGACTGAtagcgagagagagaaagagaaggggGCATTGTCTCATTGCTTGTGGCTGTCAATGGTGGAaccatttgaatttttgagAAAAGTCAAATCAACTTGAGGTATtgtttcagaattttttctttgaattttcctTGAAAATTATTTGTGGGGTTTGGTCCATCTTGCTGAAGTTAAACACACTCTAGTTATACAACTTGGGATAGAGACTGGAATCTTCTCTTTGAAGTAAAGTCTAActtcctctctctccaccCACCTAGCTTCATTTATGAGGAAAAATGGCAACAAAGCTAAGAATCCCAACTTTCCCAGTCTCTTTCCAAGAAATCTTGACCCTTGGATGTCGATAAAAATCAAGTTAGTGAAATCCAGTAAACTAATATGATATCACAGTCACCATGGTCATGGttgaaaaagtaaatttgtaaCAAAAGAAACATGTGCCAACTACGGCTTCTTAATTGGACGGCACTGCTTAGCCTTTAAAAGCAACTTCATTTATTGTCATCAACAATTTCATATTATAAAGTTCAATGATCATTAtaaatcttatttttttaggaTTCCAATTTTCGTTTGGGGATTTAATGATCACTTACCAACAGTAAGATGGACTCCTTGGGCATCTTTTAGGTATTTCCATATGGTTGGTCGGGTATGGTTTTCAGCGAAGCAAGCTTGCTGTGATCATACAAGATTCTCGAAGCTCTTGATGTTGGCCCAATTGTTTTATTATAGCTGATATTATTTAATTGCAGCCCTGATACATAATTTATGCTTTTATGATTGCAACTGCTCCACTGCCTTTTTAGTTTTATATGCACATATCTTTACTTTGCATTTTCTTATCCGTTCAATCCTTACAAggctttgttttcttcaaatttcaggTGGTTGAGCTCTGGTCGCCAATTTGATCAATACCCATATTGAAATCATGGTGGAGAATGGTGGCCATGAGGTTTTGACCGGTACCCGGTCAGCTGAAGAATGGTCATCACATGCACGGGAGCTTGTTCCATTGGCACTGAATAAGGCAAGAGAGGTTAAGGGATTTCCAGGTCGGTGGAAGATGATCATTTCAAAGTTGGAGCAGATCCCGTCACGTTTATCTGACCTGTCTAGCCATCCATGCTTTTCCAAGAATGCTCTTTGTAAGGAGCAATTGCAGTCAGTATCTAAGACACTGAAGGAGGCTATTGAATTGGCTGAGTTTTGTGTAGGGGAGAAACATGAAGGAAAACTTCGGATGCAGAGTAATCTTGATGCGTTGTCTGGGaaattggatttgaatttgcgAGATTGTGGGCTTTTGATCAAGACCGGGGTGCTTGGTGAGGCTACGTTGCCTTTAGCTATGGCTGGTTCTTCAACTGAACCTGAGACTGCTGCTCATGGTAACATAAGGGAACTGCTTGCACGTCTTCAGATTGGGCACTTGGAGGCAAAACATAAAGCTCTTGACAGTCTTGTTGAGGGCATGAAAGAGGAT
Above is a window of Prunus persica cultivar Lovell chromosome G2, Prunus_persica_NCBIv2, whole genome shotgun sequence DNA encoding:
- the LOC18786392 gene encoding serine/arginine-rich splicing factor RS41 isoform X1, whose product is MRPIFCGNLDFDARQGDVERLFRRYGKVERVDVKSGFAFVYMDDERDAEYAIRRLDRTEFGRKGRRLRIEWTKHERGIRKPVDSRRPSANTKPSKTLFVINFDPIHTRTRDLERHFDPYGKIVNIRIRRNFAFIQYESQEDATKALEATNSSKFMDRVISVEYAVRDDDDRRNGHSPDRRGRDMSPERRSNDRGRSPSPYRRDRASPDYGHGSRISSRSDPRRSPDYERAESPINDRSRPSSRPEPRRSPSYERAASPVNDRSRPSSRREPRRSPSYERDASPVNDRSRPSSKPEPRRSPSYERAASPVNDRYRSRSPPPRERSRS
- the LOC18785016 gene encoding probable xyloglucan endotransglucosylase/hydrolase protein 27, yielding MADPALHPETPTHHQTQPLKQIAIDYTPEACTHCPDANTITLTYDHRGGARWRTTTRFLYGTFSSLIQCPRGNTSGLNFNIYLSSLEGDKSQDEIDFEFLGKDRTIVQTNYYTGGTGNKEEFHDLGFDCSDGFHLYVIKWGQDLIEWLVDGKLVRVERKKGEAFPHKPMYLYASVWDASYIEEGRWTGKYIGCDAPYVCLYKDIHVPVGSAVEG
- the LOC18786392 gene encoding serine/arginine-rich splicing factor RS41 isoform X2, with translation MMISQPLAGFAFVYMDDERDAEYAIRRLDRTEFGRKGRRLRIEWTKHERGIRKPVDSRRPSANTKPSKTLFVINFDPIHTRTRDLERHFDPYGKIVNIRIRRNFAFIQYESQEDATKALEATNSSKFMDRVISVEYAVRDDDDRRNGHSPDRRGRDMSPERRSNDRGRSPSPYRRDRASPDYGHGSRISSRSDPRRSPDYERAESPINDRSRPSSRPEPRRSPSYERAASPVNDRSRPSSRREPRRSPSYERDASPVNDRSRPSSKPEPRRSPSYERAASPVNDRYRSRSPPPRERSRS